The Mytilus trossulus isolate FHL-02 chromosome 3, PNRI_Mtr1.1.1.hap1, whole genome shotgun sequence genome contains a region encoding:
- the LOC134709914 gene encoding proprotein convertase subtilisin/kexin type 4-like, protein MVIPCIIFILVTIVNSSDSEDITDTVVVRLSTDPESYNSLRRHSGLVIKKKIIFVEQQIRRDRVKRSNDPEWNSSWHLNDEIMPSMRISSAWSAGYNGGGVTIAVVDDGVETTHPDIDDNLDTDNDYDYYDDDDDPSPANKFDSHGTQISGLLAAEKGNGHCSLGVAYGSTILGVRVIGGPGVTDVEEAQSLRHYVQGVDIYSMSWGPPDGYGFSTLGTLATEAIREGITTGRNGKGSIYVWAAGNGELDDNCNGDGYVNSIYTIGITGAQSGKNAYYSEVCSAALAATYGGSSQDRYLVSMCVDTY, encoded by the exons ATGGTTATACCGTGTATAATATTCATCCTAGTGACTATTGTTAACAGTTCTGATTCAGAAGACATCACAGATACTGTAGTTGTGAGATTGTCCACAGACCCTGAGTCTTATAACAGCTTACGACGTCATTCTGGCTTGGTTATCAAGAAGAAG ATTATTTTTGTGGAACAACAAATCAGACGTGATAGAGTTAAAAGAAGTAATGACCCAGAGTGGAACAGTTCATGGCATTTA aaTGACGAGATAATGCCATCGATGAGGATATCTAGCGCCTGGTCAGCAGGATATAATGGCGGTGGAGTGACCATAGCAGTGGTAGACGACGGTGTGGAAACCACCCATCCAGATATTGATGATAATCtg GATACAGATAATGATTACGATTattatgatgatgatgacgaccCAAGTCCTGCTAACAAATTTGACag TCATGGTACACAGATATCTGGGTTGCTTGCTGCAGAGAAGGGTAATGGTCATTGCTCTTTGGGCGTGGCTTATGGATCAACAATACTtg GTGTACGTGTAATTGGAGGCCCCGGTGTAACTGATGTTGAGGAAGCTCAGAGTCTTAGACATTATGTACAGGGAGTGGACATATACAGTATGAGCTGGGGACCACCAGATGGATACGGATTCTCTACGTTAGGAACATTGGCTACAGAGGCCATCAGAGAGGGTATCACCACT ggaAGAAATGGTAAAGGTTCAATATATGTTTGGGCTGCAGGTAATGGAGAATTAGACGATAACTGTAATGGTGACGGCTATGTCAATAGTATATACACAATAGGTATAACAGGGGCCCAGTCGGGGAAGAATGCATACTATTCAGAGGTATGTTCTGCAGCCTTGGCAGCAACGTACGGTGGCAGCAGTCAAGATAGATACTTAGTGAGTATGTGTGTAGATACTTATTAA